From Branchiostoma floridae strain S238N-H82 chromosome 5, Bfl_VNyyK, whole genome shotgun sequence:
TATCAAGATTAGTGTCTGGAACAAGGCCTGTGAGAAGCCCTCACTCCTATACACGATTATCTCACATTCCAAAACGTGCAAAACTCTTCAATCGATTATTGCACATGTAAGTGTTTCCTGTTTGAATTGTTCTAAAATTGGTCATTGCTTTATTGTTAACTCATACTGAACCCTTTCCGCTTTTGTTTATCTTACCAAAGTACCTCTAGTTACTAATTTATGCAGTCAGTTTACTAAGCAAGTGCATCTTAtgtttgttttgatgatgaGGCTTCTATTTTCATGTTCAATgtgtattacatttttgtatttccgAATTTGAAGGATAGTTTACATGTGTAAGTAGTAGTACATTGTGTAAGCTTTTAAGTACCCATGGGTCATTAAAGAAGGTTGGGGGtagaattgaagaaataaagttTTTTAATGAATTGTCAACTAGTCTGATTTACTTGCTTTCATCTAACTTACAACAGTAACAAAGTGAAAACTTTAGATGACGTTTTAGGTAGCAAGCATTGAACAGGGAACCAACTAACAATATTGACACAAACCATGAATCAATATAACCAAAATTCTGAGCCAACCATCACAGACACCGTGAACATCCATTGTTGTAAACGTCCATGGAATGAAGTGCAACTGTACGATGTGTATACAGTTATTATCTAGGCATAAACATGAGACCCAGGGCTTGTTTCCTTCAGCATGACAACAGGCCATTTTGTTATGCCCTCTGCAAGCAATGTTCCAGGTCCCTTCTTGCTTTTCTCTGCTACCTGCACTTCCTCTGGCAACACAGTAGAGGGAGCTGTTGCCTGCAAAGGCTGACACTCTGGACACCAGTAAGTGATTCTTGTAAACTCTCCATGGCCAAGCACATCTCTTCGCACCTTGTGGCCAAGTGGGCACATCTTCTTACAGTAGATGTTCAGTTCTCCCATTGCTGAGTAGGGAGTCCCGTCTTTCACCCACTTCCTGGCAAAATCACCCACAGCCTCCACAAGTTCAAGGGCCTTTTCAGATGGCAATGTGCTTCCTAGTCGCATGGGGTGGAGCCTAGCAGCATACAGGGCTTCATTCTTCACAATGTTTCCCACACCAGCAAACTCTCTGGTCCAGCAGCAGATGGCACACTGGTAACTCCTGTCTCAGAAAACTGGTGGATTTCTGGACATTGAAGGCATTGACATCAATTTCATCATCTATTACTGGTGTGTCAACCACCTGTACACTGCACCCATAGAGAGCCAGAAATTCTTCGGCACCAAAAAACAGGACTACACGAGGTTTTGGGTCCTGGATATATCTGGCCCTGTACAGAGTAGAACTAGAGAGAGTCTTCAGCTCGTTGACTCGCAGTGTACCCCACATCCCAAAGTGATACCTCAGCCAAACTTGGATAGACGACAGTTCAGATGGATCTGTTGTAAACTTCATGAACATCTGCTTACCATGAACCTGGATATCACTGAAACTCAGCCCCTGCAGGATCTATGGAGGAAATACAAGCAGGATACTGTAAGTATTGTAGAGATGACTACAACATAGTACATGTCATCTGTTGCATGTAGTAACGTTACAAATAACATGTAATGTGTATATTACATAGGACACCTGTGCATCTCTCAACACTTGCATTTAGCAAATAAAGCCTAGTCGTACATGAGTTGATCTTACAGATATCAAAGTATTTGATATGTGATCTGTGTTCTTTTGAAGTATTTATAGTACAAATAGTTTTATAATTAACGTTATGTAATGTAACAAAGAGTCAATGCCGAattgtacaacatgtataaatGTTAAGCACTATGTATACCAGAATAAAATGGGTTGAACTATAACAGTGACAGATTCCTTAGGTCATTTTTACCAGTTCAAAGCCACACAAGACGAACCTGCAGGTCGACTTTCTTGGTGTTTCCTCCAGTCACCACTACCTGTCTTCCCAAGAACTGTCCCGCCATGACCGCCCATTTCTTCAGGGTTGGGCCCTCTGGCATGGCGGCTTCTGTCAGTCTATTGAACCGGGAAAACTCCGAGCTCTGATAACGGTTACTTGGACCGTCCCTCGAGGGTAGAAACGGACCCAAGGTGTGGGGGTCGACGTCGTAACTTTAATGGTTGCACCGAAACCTTACAAACTGCCCAGTGATGAAGGACAAACACACATGGCTGTTACATTCGGATCAGGAATGTCGCTGTTGTGATCATCAGTAGTCcctccctaatctccaagcagatgttgtagGGGAAAATCAATATGTTTATATAGTACATTCTATATACTGCCCTGTTGTTTTTTCTCGCAGCAAAACGTGAATCTTCTTTGAGGTGCGTAATATGTAAGATAGAAACAGATATAAAAAGATAAAATGCACAAAGTCTGGTATTAGGAATCAAAACACAGAACACGATGTATCACAAGATACAACAAGTCTTTATTTGGAGTAAGAATAGAGGTAGTTCAAGTTTTTCTCAAGATTTCattacttacattgcttacataaaatatataacaaaaaaaacCTAGTCAGACTATCATTCTATTCAAAAAGCAAACCAAAACCAAAACCAACCAACCACATAACTTGATAGACGTGAtgataataaagggttaatgccccgccccgaggtgtatatggtgagataatccctggtcaggtgcgataaccaccgaNNNNNNNNNNNNNNNNNNNNNNNNNNNNNNNNNNNNNNNNNNNNNNNNNNNNNNNNNNNNNNNNNNNNNNNNNNNNNNNNNNNNNNNNNNNNNNNNNNNNNNNNNNNNNNNNNNNNNNNNNNNNNNNNNNNNNNNNNNNNNNNNNNNNNNNNNNNNNNNNNNNNNNNNNNNNNNNNNNNNNNNNNNNNNNNNNNNNNNNNNNNNNNNNNNNNNNNNNNNNNNNNNNNNNNNNNNNNNNNNNNNNNNNNNNNNNNNNNNNNNNNNNNNNNNNNNNNNNNNNNNNNNNNNNNNNNNNNNNNNNNNNNNNNNNNNNNNNNNNNNNNNNNNNNNNNNNNNNNNNNNNNNNNNNNNNNNNNNNNNNNNNNNNNNNNNNNNNNNNNNNNNNNNNNNNNNNNNNNNNNNNNNNNNNNNNNNNNNNNNNNNNNNNNNNNNNNNNNNNNNNNNNNNNNNNNNNNNNNNNNNNNNNNNNNNNNNNNNNNNNNNNNNNNNNNNNNNNNNNNNNNNNNNNNNNNNNNNNNNNNNNNNNNNNNNNNNNNNNNNNNNNNNNNNNNNNNNNNNNNNNNNNNNNNNNNNNNNNNNNNNNNNNNNNNNNNNNNNNNNNNNNNNNNNNNNNNNNNNNNNNNNNNNNNNNNNNNNNNNNNNNNNNNNNNNNNNNNNNNNNNNNNNNNNNNNNNNNNNNNNNNNNNNNNNNNNNNNNNNNNNNNNNNNNNNNNNNNNNNNNNNNNNNNNNNNNNNNNNNNNNNNNNNNNNNNNNNNNNNNNNNNNNNNNNNNNNNNNNNNNNNNNNNNNNNNNNNNNNNNNNNNNNNNNNNNNNNNNNNNNNNNNNNNNNNNNNNNNNNNNNNNNNNNNNNNNNNNNNNNNNNNNNNNNNNNNNNNNNNNNNNNNNNNNNNNNNNNNNNNNNNNNNNNNNNNNNNNNNNNNNNNNNNNNNNNNNNNNNNNNNNNNNNNNNNNNNNNNNNNNNNNNNNNNNNNNNNNNNNNNNNNNNNNNNNNNNNNNNNNNNNNNNNNNNNNNNNNNNNNNNNNNNNNNNNNNNNNNNNNNNNNNNNNNNNNNNNNNNNNNNNNNNNNNNNNNNNNNNNNNNNNNNNNNNNNNNNNNNNNNNNNNNNNNNNNNNNNNNNNNNNNNNNNNNNNNNNNNNNNNNNNNNNNNNNNNNNNNNNNNNNNNNNNNNNNNNNNNNNNNNNNNNNNNNNNNNNNNNNNNNNNNNNNNNNNNNNNNNNNNNNNNNNNNNNNNNNNNNNNNNNNNNNNNNNNNNNNNNNNNNNNNNNNNNNNNNNNNNNNNNNNNNNNNNNNNNNNNNNNNNNNNNNNNNNNNNNNNNNNNNNNNNNNNNNNNNNNNNNNNNNNNNNNNNNNNNNNNNNNNNNNNNNNNNNNNNNNNNNNNNNNNNNNNNNNNNNNNNNNNNNNNNNNNNNNNNNNNNNNNNNNNNNNNNNNNNNNNNNNNNNNNNNNNNNNNNNNNNNNNNNNNNNNNNNNNNNNNNNNNNNNNNNNNNNNNNNNNNNNNNNNNNNNNNNNNNNNNNNNNNNNNNNNNNNNNNNNNNNNNNNNNNNNNNNNNNNNNNNNNNNNNNNNNNNNNNNNNNNNNNNNNNNNNNNNNNNNNNNNNNNNNNNNNNNNNNNNNNNNNNNNNNNNNNNNNNNNNNNNNNNNNNNNNNNNNNNNNNNNNNNNNNNNNNNNNNNNNNNNNNNNNNNNNNNNNNNNNNNNNNNNNNNNNNNNNNNNNNNNNNNNNNNNNNNNNNNNNNNNNNNNNNNNNNNNNNNNNNNNNNNNNNNNNNNNNNNNNNNNNNNNNNNNNNNNNNNNNNNNNNNNNNNNNNNNNNNNNNNNNNNNNNNNNNNNNNNNNNNNNNNNNNNNNNNNNNNNNNNNNNNNNNNNNNNNNNNNNNNNNNNNNNNNNNNNNNNNNNNNNNNNNNNNNNNNNNNNNNNNNNNNNNNNNNNNNNNNNNNNNNNNNNNNNNNNNNNNNNNNNNNNNNNNNNNNNNNNNNNNNNNNNNNNNNNNNNNNNNNNNNNNNNNNNNNNNNNNNNNNNNNNNNNNNNNNNNNNNNNNNNNNNNNNNNNNNNNNNNNNNNNNNNNNNNNNNNNNNNNNNNNNNNNNNNNNNNNNNNNNNNNNNNNNNNNNNNNNNNNNNNNNNNNNNNNNNNNNNNNNNNNNNNNNNNNNNNNNNNNNNNNNNNNNNNNNNNNNNNNNNNNNNNNNNNNNNNNNNNNNNNNNNNNNNNNNNNNNNNNNNNNNNNNNNNNNNNNNNNNNNNNNNNNNNNNNNNNNNNNNNNNNNNNNNNNNNNNNNNNNNNNNNNNNNNNNNNNNNNNNNNNNNNNNNNNNNNNNNNNNNNNNNNNNNNNNNNNNNNNNNNNNNNNNNNNNNNNNNNNNNNNNNNNNNNNNNNNNNNNNNNNNNNNNNNNNNNNNNNNNNNNNNNNNNNNNNNNNNNNNNNNNNNNNNNNNNNNNNNNNNNNNNNNNNNNNNNNNNNNNNNNNNNNNNNNNNNNNNNNNatatatatattgtacaatagctgtctatatataatacaaacattaaactatttcatcatcatcatttaactaataattttaactaatcatctgtttgtgagatagcatatcagcatcaacatgtggcttatttgcaatacaaacttcatgtattaagtggagtcctggtaccccccatgcagagccttttcacttgggcacgacaaagtacgtatatatgaagtgatttaggaaggtaccggcttaaacacgttagaaagccataatgaaaatgtgtaaaatcagcataattccttttcaagtatccctatattccccatgtggagccctaattaacataaccaatcaatcataatatttttgacagttatgcatggtttacacacaaacaacagtacaaaaaaaattcatgactgtcccctgtataatggtgcggtccaaaaagtggtcggttattagaataaccgaccacttttgaggttactgcctgataacccatgggaaatgggggcctctgattggccaactccatctggctatatgataatagcaCTTTAACGACAGTTAGCACTTTAACGATAATAGCACTTTAATGACAATAGCACTTTAACGACAATAGCTCTTTAATGACAATAGAACTTGAATGATAAAAACACTTGGTGCAAATGTCTTTGTAAACTTGTGACTTGCTAAACTAATGAAACAGTTCAAGGAAGAAAAGGGCTGCACAGCACATTTAGAAAATGTCTCTGAATAGCAGGTAATCCTTCAGTTCTTTGGGTATTGCAAACTGATTGATTTCAGATTCTTCTTGCCCACTCTTATGGAGAACATCGCGGATCTTTGCTCTGCACAATCTTTTCAGGTCAGGGTGATGTTTTTGATGATGAAGCAGGAGTTTCTGAAGGTCTGTATCCTTCGGCACCACATCATAGAGTGTCTGACCATCTATGTCCTTCACGTTACAGTTTGTGCCCGCCAGAAGGAGTGATTCTGCCATTTTCAAGGAGCATAGTTTTGAACCGATGAACTGGTGAAGTGCTGTTTCGCCATCTATGTTCCTtgcgttcacatctgcacctAGACCCAGTAAGTGAGTTACAGTGTTCAGTGCTGTGTTT
This genomic window contains:
- the LOC118415537 gene encoding LOW QUALITY PROTEIN: endonuclease 8-like 2 (The sequence of the model RefSeq protein was modified relative to this genomic sequence to represent the inferred CDS: inserted 2 bases in 1 codon); translated protein: MPEGPTLKKWAVMAGQFLGRQVVVTGGNTKKVDLQILQGLSFSDIQVHGKQMFMKFTTDPSELSSIQVWLRYHFGMWGTLRVNELKTLSSSTLYRARYIQDPKPRVVLFFGAEEFLALYGCSVQVVDTPVIDDEIDVNAFNVQKSTSFLRQELPVCHLLLDQRXFAGVGNIVKNEALYAARLHPMRLGSTLPSEKALELVEAVGDFARKWVKDGTPYSAMGELNIYCKKMCPLGHKVRRDVLGHGEFTRITYWCPECQPLQATAPSTVLPEEVQVAEKSKKGPGTLLAEGITKWPVVMLKETSPGSHVYA